The following are from one region of the Coffea eugenioides isolate CCC68of chromosome 2, Ceug_1.0, whole genome shotgun sequence genome:
- the LOC113763064 gene encoding probable caffeine synthase 3: MCKGDEFDGPSILDLLEMAINDLVVEGRLEEEKLDSFNVPIYTPSVEEVRHIIEEEGSFEIVCLETFKLRHDAGFSIDDNQLGSHSQVHFCDEHVRAAHVASMVRAVSEPILASHFGEAIIPDLFHRFAKNAAKLLP, encoded by the exons ATGTGTAAAGGAGACGAATTCGACGGCCCAAGTATCTTAGACTTACTTGAGATGGCAATAAACGACTTGGTTGTCGAG GGACGTCTGGAGGAAGAAAAACTGGACAGTTTCAATGTTCCAATCTATACGCCTTCAGTAGAAGAAGTCAGGCACATAATTGAGGAGGAAGGTTCTTTTGAAATTGTATGCCTGGAGACGTTTAAGCTCCGTCATGATGCTGGCTTCTCCATTGATGATAACCAGTTAGGATCCCATTCCCAGGTACACTTCTGCGATGAACATGTTAGAGCAGCCCATGTGGCATCAATGGTTAGAGCAGTTTCCGAACCTATCCTAGCAAGCCATTTTGGAGAAGCTATTATACCCGACTTATTCCACAGGTTTGCCAAGAATGCAGCAAAGCTTCTCCCATAG
- the LOC113761565 gene encoding basic leucine zipper 61: protein MSRQAHLPPRCPFQKKTISRHDPALPTLDNHIYLHTRHHKSVSQSSIGEEKPAWLDDLLDDSDSNSGYILHRRSASDSLTLLDDHVPLASINQLSGSDTPASCESDGSLESASIYGPNSPRAKGKISFPENAIVSALSEYVSHEHLWHLNDSICASGAANLESVEDTRGSAGEMIAETKPVKRYPGQRSRVRKLQYIAELERTVNILQKVEMDMASKVASLVQQRLALSLENNKLKQRALRLQHEKQIVDGQYKSLRKEMERLKTYLAHAHGSKVSTNFSLSSPAELASAEATWQMLDMGKLDLS from the exons ATGTCAAGGCAAGCTCATCTTCCTCCTCGATGCCCTTTTCAAAAGAAAACGATCAGCAGGCATGACCCTGCTTTGCCAACCTTGGATAATCACATTTATTTGCATACTCGGCACCACAAGTCTGTGTCTCAAAGCTCCATTGGAGAGGAGAAGCCGGCCTGGCTTGATGACCTACTGGATGATTCAGACTCAAATTCTGGCTACATATTACATCGCCGATCAGCTAGTGATTCCTTGACCCTTTTGGATGATCATGTTCCGTTAGCAAGTATAAATCAGCTTAGTGGAAGTGATACTCCTGCCTCTTGTGAAAGTGATGGAAGCTTGGAGTCTGCTTCTATATATGGCCCAAATTCTCCTCGTGCAAAAGGAAAAATATCCTTCCCTGAGAATGCAATAGTTTCTGCATTGTCAGAATATGTCTCTCACGAACATTTGTGGCATTTAAATGACAGCATCTGTGCCTCTGGAGCTGCTAATTTGGAGTCAGTGGAGGATACTCGTGGTTCAGCTGGGGAGATGATTGCTGAGACGAAGCCAGTTAAACG ATACCCTGGGCAGCGATCTCGGGTCCGCAAACTCCAATATATTGCTGAACTGGAAAGAACTGTAAACATTCTTCAG AAAGTGGAGATGGATATGGCTTCCAAGGTTGCCTCGCTGGTTCAGCAGCGTCTTGCCTTATCATTGGAAAACAACAAACTAAAGCAACGAGCACTCAGACTACAACATGAAAAACAAATTGTTGATG GCCAGTACAAGtctctaagaaaagaaatggaGAGGTTAAAAACTTATTTAGCTCATGCCCATGGCAGCAAGGTCAGCACCAATTTCAGTTTAAGCTCTCCTGCGGAGTTAGCAAGTGCAGAGGCAACTTGGCAAATGTTAGACATGGGAAAACTTGATCTTAGCTAG